Within the Leisingera thetidis genome, the region AGACTTCCTCCAGATCGCGGCGGTCCAGTGTGACCCGGCCTGTGCGTACATGCTCGACATCGGTCTGCAGTTCGCGCACCGCTTCGAATGGCACGGTCTTGCGCCGGTAGCCCGGCGTATCCGCGTTGGAGATGTTTTCGGAAACATGGCGCAGCCGTGCAGCCTGCGCCTTGAGGCCACTGGCGGTAACGGAAAGGGCTCTGGAAAACTCACTCATTGCTCAATCCCCCTCAGGTTTTGCCCAGGCTGGCGCGCAGGACGTTCATGGAGGATTTGTAGATGGCCATGGCACGCTTGTGCTGACGTTCGACCTCAACCCCTTTCAACAGTTCCGTTTCGACGGAGACCGAATTGTCGTTGGGGTCTCTGCCCGCCTCGGTGGAGATAACCGCCCAGTCCATGCCGCTGCCTGCAGAGCCGTTCAAATGGCTGCCGCGGGTGGCGATCATGCTGCTTGGCCGGGCACCGGCGGCAAAGACTTCTTTAAAGGGCTTGATGTCCTTGGCGTGGTAACCGGGGGTATCGGCGTTGGCGATATTCTGGGACACCAATGCCTGGCGCTTGCCGGCATGGGTCGCCATTGAATAGGCAATTTTGAATACGTTCAGTTCTGTGAACACCAGGGCTTCTCCCTTGATCGATTTCAACCAAGGCTTAACCCCGATTCCTTTAGAAATTGTTTTCAGGACATCAATGGAGGCCGCTGCAATGAAAGCAGAGCTGCAAGCACTGACCAGGCAAATTGCCGGCAAACGCCTGGCGACGCAGATGGGCCGGGTGACCGGGATCTCGGGCGGGGAAATCGAAATCGGCGGGTTGGCCAAGGCCGCACGAATCGGTGACAGGTTGGTATTGCGCCGCGGTCCGCAGGATGAGCTGCATGGTGAAGTTCTGAAGATCAGTGGCAATCATATCAGCATGTTGCCTGACAGGGCGCCGGATGGCGCCGCCATTGGCGATCCGGTTCTTCTGCGCCCTTCGCCAGAATTTTCACCCAGCGATCATTGGATCGGTCGGGTGATCGATCCCTTTGGCGAGCCACTGGACGGCCGCCCCCTGCTGGCGGGAGCCGTGCCGCGGGACCTGATGGCGGCACCGCCCAAGGCGGCAGGCAGGCGGGCCATGGGGGAGCGGCTGGCCACCGGACAGGCGGTGCTGAATACGATTCTCCCGATTGTCCGCGGCCAGAGGGTCGGCCTTTTTGCCGGTTCCGGGGTGGGTAAATCCTCGCTGCTGGCCAAACTGGCCCAATGCATGGAGGCCGATGTGGTGGTGATGGCCCTGATCGGCGAACGCGGCCGCGAGGTGAACCATTTTGTCGAACAGGTCCTGGGGCCAGAAGGCATGCGCCGGGCGGTTGTCGTGGCTGCGACCTCGGACCAGTCTGCGCTGGTCCGCCGCCGTTGCGCCTGGTCCGCGATGACAGTGGCAGAGCATTTCCGCGACCAGGGCAAGAATGTCCTGTTCCTGGCCGATTCGGTAACCCGGTTTGCCGAGGCGCATCGGGAGATTTCGGCCGCCTCTGGCGAAGCGCCGGCGCTGCGCGGATACCCGCCCTCGGTGACGCCGCTGATCACCGGCCTGTGCGAACGGGCCGGGCCGGGTGCTGAAGGGCAGGGAGATATCACCGCGGTATTCAGCGTTCTTGTGGCTGGTTCCGATATGGATGAGCCGATTGCAGATATCCTGCGCGGTGTACTGGACGGGCATATCGTGCTGAACCGGGAAATTGCCGAACGCGGGCGGTTCCCTGCAATCGACGTCTCGCGGTCGGTGTCGCGCAGCCTGCCGGCAGCTGCCACTGCTGATGAGAACGAAGCAATCAAAGACGTGCGCAAATTCCTGGGCGCCTATGAGCAGTCGGAAGTGATGATCCGGGCCGGCCTGTATGCCGAAGGCAATGACGCGGTTCTGGACCAGGCGGTGAAATTGTGGCCCGAATTGGATGCGTTTTTCGGCCGTGAGGATCCTGAAGGAATCACCAGCAGTTTCAACCGCTTGCTTCTGCTTCTGCGCAGGTCGAAGGCGGGCCGGTAGAACCTCGGCCATTTCGAATTTCAAACAAGAAACTGCGCTTCCAGTCCGAACCGGAAGTGCCCATTGTAGAAGCAAATTGCTTTGCAACAGAAGCATCTGTGTTCGGTTTTGGCAACCGGCCATGCTCCGCCAGACCAGAAAGGTACTGATCTGTTTTGCCCTTCCCTCCTGAATGGAAATACAGCAATACCGCCGGTGCCGAATACCGTTTTCTGCTTGTCTCCGCCCCTAGTCCGGGCAAGGCCCGGCGGCAATTCAACATGGCTCCAGATCGTCTGCGCAGCTCAGGTTGATCCATGATGACGGATCAATGATGTTGCCGCATAGTCGGCTGCGGCGGGATAGGGCCTTGCGGCACGGATCAAGGGGGCTGGCTCACCAATATCCACCGCAAAGGCATGTATCTGCTTGGTGCAGATGTGATCAGACGTGGGCTTGGCAGGGTCAGATTGGGTATTCGGCGTGCACCTTCTTCCAGCTTCGGTCTCCGGAAGGTGCTGTATCTCGAACTGACGGTAATACGTGGTCTGCGTGCGGCAGCCACAAGCACTAGGGAAAGAGATGCTGCGTGAAACATTATGCCGGATTGGATGTGTCAGCAAAAGAGACCGCCATTTGCGTTGCCGGCGAAGACGGTCAAATCTGCCTGGAAATGAGGGCTGCGAGCCACCGTGAAGATCTCGCTCTGGCATTCTGAGGCATAGGGAGCCATGTCGAGCCATGTCGAGCGGATCGGGTTGGCAGCCGGCCCCCTGCTGCAAGGGGTGTTCGAAGGTCTGGCGTGCGCGTCTTCCGGTGGTCTGTATCGAGGCACGCCACACGCAGGCCTTCCTCAGGCGCAAGTGAACAAGACCGGCCGCAATGATGCGCACGGGAGCGCGCAGACGATGTGTGTCGCCGGGATGTCTTGGGGCTCCCGCATATGCTTCACGGTGGTTGTCTCCGGCCGGTTCAGGAGCCGCATTCTGGAACGGTCGGGTGGCAATGCCATGCTGGAGATGGCGACAGCCCCCATGCTGCGCGCCAGGGCCGCGTGAAGTCAGGAACTGGCTGGCCTTGAGGAACAGGTCCGCCAGTTCGCACAGGATGATCCGGTTTGCTGCCGCCTGATGATGCCATGGTCAGGACTGCGGCCGGCATCCGCCAAGCACGCCAATGAGATGGGCACACCGGAATTGCATCGAACCAGCATCAGATTGGCGTCCTTTGCGCCGGCCACGGACCGAAGCATGAGCCCCAGGGGTCTCAGCGCGAGGCTGCGTCAAAGCCTGTTGCGGACAGGGGCAAATGCCGATCCCCAGTCTCGGCGGAATCACTGCTCATGCGCTAAACTGCTTGATTGAGATCGTCCCGTGACGAAGTCTGACCTTGTTGTTTTTCAGCTTTGTTATTCTCCCCCCCGCCGCTGGCCTTGGCGGAGGCCGGCCGCGGGGGGGTCTGTGCCTTGCGGGTTTGACCCCGTTTCGTAGCAAGCCAGCACCGCCTCTTTTCACTGATCCGAACAATTGAATGCGGCCAGCCTGGACCGCTGGCCAGAAGGAAGAGAGCACGAGCAGAATTTTGCATTCGACGATCATTGGTTTTGATGGCTCCCGAGACGGGCTGTACATCCACTGTCTTTCTGACCGGCACCTGCCTCGATTGCCGAATTCACGGAAAGGTCATGCGCAACAAACGGCGGCCGCCCAGATAAGATGTGCTGCGGCCCGCTTTGAGGCGGCCAGCGGGCAGGAGCGGCGCCTCGGGTCCGTTTGGGATGCCGCGGGCATATCCACCCGGCTAGTTGCCACCCGCACGAAGTGAGCCATGGATGCGCCAATGGTTCGAGCGCGATGGCGAAGGCGTTTGGGGCCAGCTGGGGTCCCCGAACAAAGTTATACCGGATTGATGCCGGGCTGACCGCCCGCTTCACCGTCTTCCGCCCTGAGGCCGGGCGAGCCCTTTCTAATGAACAGCTGCGCCCTCTCAGGGCTCTGGCGTCCAAGCGGGGGCAACTTATTGAAACGCAAGCGGCTCCTGGCGTTGATAAAGCCGCACGGAAGGCAAGAAACGGCAGATTTGTTCGCGGAAAGTGCAGCATCGGCAGTGGGCGGCGGTTGTTGCGGCACGTGATGTTCCAGGCCGCACTCATTGCCGCGCATCGCAACCCGGTCCTGAAGCCCTTCGCAGACCGGCTGCGGAAGGCGGGAAGGCCGTGCAAAGTCTTCATCATTTCCGCCGCCCGCAAGCGCATGGCAATCGTCAATCCACTCTGCATATCCCGCCAGAAAGGGGCATCTCAGCCCTTTTGAAGAATTGAGGGGCCAGTGCCAGTCTTGGGTAACGGCACTGAACCAATTTCGAACGCCTTGCCGACTTGCAAATATCAGGCATTGTCCAAGCTGCTGAATGGGCTACCCTTCATGCCGAAGCCTTCCTGGAGAACCTGCTCCAGGAAGGTTACTACTGTCCCGCGTTGCAAAACCGCACCCTTTGCAAGTTCATCGAACCGCTTGTCAAATGTGGCGTGAAGGGAAGTCCCGCCCTCATTTCCAGCTGCCGGCAAGAGGAGCTGAATGTCAGGAGGGCCGGACAGCAAACAGGCGGTCCTCCCGCGGCAGCAAGGTCCTCAGCGCCTTCAGACAGCGGTAGTGGTTGTTGCTGATCAGGGCGTCCGTTGCCTCGGCCAGCGACGCACGGCTGTCCGGGTCAGTGAAAACCTGGCTCAGCTCCTCGATCCGGCGCAGCATCGGCAGGCGCTCTTCCTCGGGATCGGCGTCGCCGGACAGGATCAACTGCGCGGCATAACACACCCGGCGCACCGGTGTGTTGGCTTCTTCCGGATGGATCGCATCGCGCAGGCGCAGGATGTTGGCATCCGGGGTAACAATGGACAGGCGGCTGCGGCGGTCGCCGTTTTCAATCACCGCGCCATTCACAAGGACACGCTCCTTGGGGGCAAGTTTCAGGACAAGTCCGCTCATATTCAAGATGCTCCGCTGCGGAGGCCACGCATGATGGCCGTATTGATTTCCACCAGAGGCCGGACATTGGCCTTGCGCTGAAGCACTTTGCTGGTGTGCTGTCTCGTGAATTCCGCCAGTTCGAACAGGTTCCGCTTGAGATCGTCGGGCAGGGAATTGCCCTTCGAAGCGAGATCCGCGGTGAATATGGACCAGAGCTTGCGGTTGTCGTTCAATGCCGATGCAAGTTCATTGAAATCATCGCGGCCGTTTTTCGCCGCCGTGATCAGCCGACGGGTGACGCGGGCGACCACTTCATATTCGAAATTTTTTGCTGTCCGGGTCGGGGCCTTTGCCGCCGAATAGGCACTCTTCGCCTTCAGAAGGGCATTCACGTGTTTTCCTAACGTATTATTCTTCAGGTTCTCTGAGAGGGGAAGACCGGGGCGCCGTCAGCGCCCCGGATCAGGCTGTTAGCGGAACAGCTGCTGCAGGGTCGATGGCGCCTGGTTCGCGATTGAGAGCGATTGCACCGCCAGCTGCTGCTGAGTCTGCAAGGCCTTCAATCGCGCCGACGCTTCTTCCATGTTCGTATCCGTCATGGTGCTGACCCCGGATTTCAGCGAGTCAGTCAGTTTCGACACGAAATCGTTCTGATCGCTCAGACGGTTGCTGTCGGCACCCAGCTGAGCCGCAGCGTCGATCGCGAAGGTCAGAGCCGCCTCGATTTCGCTCAGAACGGTGGCAGCGTTGGTCGAGTCCAGCGTGGTCCCCATGGTGCCGGAAATGGCATTCGTCGAGTTGATCCCGGTAATGGAGATCACGTCGGCAGTCGCGCTCAGGCCACCCAGAACGTCCAGCTGCGAGGTCACACCGGTGTCCAGCAGGTTTGCACCGTTGAAGTTCGCGGAGCTGATGATCGAGTCGATCTGTTCACGTTTTTTGGCCAGGTCGGCTTCGATCTTGGCGTGATCCACGTTCTGGGAAACGCCTGCGACAGTCAGCTCACGCATTTCCTTCAGGGTTTCCACGATCTGTTCCATGCCCGAGGAGGCAACCGCGACAGTGGCCTCGCCGAAATCCAGCGCGTCGGAGACAGATTCGAAGGCCTGGATGTCGGATTCCATCGATTTGGAGATGGCCCAGACAGCGGAGTTGTCCTTGGCCATGCCGACTTCTTTACCGGTCGAGATCTGGTTCTGGGTCTCTTCCAGGTTGTTATTCACAGACTTCAGGGTCTGCAGAGCAACCATTGCGCCGTTGTTTGTCAGAATGCTGGTCATAGCTTTTTCCTTTAGCTGTGAGGCGTTTTAGCCCCGGTATTCTGTGCCCATTGGGCGTTGATTGACGTCTTTCTGACTGTGCGTTCCGCCGACCGGCTTCCGCGCCACCCCTCATGAGGTGCAAGGCGACTTTGGCGCAGGAGTTGCTAAGGGAGTGCTAATGCAGGGATTTGGTTTTTTAGAATTTTCCCCAAATTGCGCTCAGGCCCGTTTTTCGAGTCTGGTGGCACCACGGGTGCGATAGCGGGTCTTGCGCCCGGCCTGGTCATAGACATCCAATCCCTTGCGGATGCGGCGCAGTTCCGCCATTCGGGCAGCAACGGCGCGGATGCCGTCCATTGCACTGTCCAGAAGCTGCTGGTTGCGGGATACCTTCGATTGAACCTGCTCCAGCGCCCCGCGTTCAAGCTCTGTCACTGCGTTCAGCTTGCCGATGACTTTCTCCTTCTTGGCCAGAAGCTCTTCCAGTTTTCCGAGGTCGCCGGCCATCAGCGCGGCGCGTTCGCGGTCAAGGATCTGATCAAGCTCGTCAATGAGCTGCTGCGGTTTCGGGTTACTCACCTTGGGTCTCCTTCAATGCGTGATATAGTGATTCGGCGAGGCCGACGCCGCCGGCGCGGGCAATCTGATTGGCCTGCTCGCGGATGAGAAAACTGGAAAACTGTTCCTCGCCGGCGCCGCCGCCAAAGCCTTCGCGGGATTCGCCGAGGCCCGCGGATTTCAGCATTTGGGCGAGAAAGGATGCTTCCAGCTCAATCGCGGCCTCGCGCAGCGGATCGCTGCTTGTCGGCCGCTTTGGGGAAACTGCAGACGAAGTCTGCAGCGAGGTGGGCAGAAGATCTGGCATGTCCGGTTCTCCGGTTAAAAGTCGAATTGCATCGATTTTTCCAAGACTGCGCAGGAACCGGTTAAAATTGCCGTAACCGCTTTTGGGTAAGTGTGTCCGGGTCGAGATAGAATGTCCGGAAAGTGATCATGAACATGAATTCGATCCTTGGCTTTGAAGCCCGCTCTGTTGGCAAGGCGCCGCCTGCCATCGCAGAGTCGTCAAATAAATCACCAAATTCCAGTGACTTCTCTGAATTCGTATCTGCAGATTCCAACCGAGAAAATTCGTCTCCGGAGAAGTCTCCAGGCGCCGGCGAATCTGCAGCAGCTGATCTCAAGGCAGGCTCCCGCTCTGGTGCGGAAAGCTGGAGCGCATCTGGCGAAAAACCCGAAATGGGTCCGGCGGAACATGATGCCGAACATGTAATATCCGGATCTGAGACCGAATTGGCGGAAGACGAACCGGAGCCGGGATCAGAAATCCCGGCCATCTCCACTACAGATGTTGCGGCGGAACCGGCGGCGTCTGTTCCTGCGGGAGTGTCTGTTGGTGAACACCAGTCCCTTCCAGTTGAAGAACAGCCCGTTGCAGAGGATTCTGAGGCAGCCATCGTGCTGCCGTCCAAAGCAAACGGCTCCGCTGCGCGGCCGGAAGCTGGCGGTTCCAACCAAGACGCGGGCGGGGCTGCTGCAGTTGCCTCGCAGCAGGATCTGGCGGCAGCCGGCGGCAGCCAAACCACAGTCCAGGCTGGGAAGGGTTCAGAAACCGGCCAAGCACTGTCTGCGGACCAAGTGCAAGGTGAGGCTGGGACCGGATTGCGCGCAGCCGTGCGGGAGATTGGAGATGCAAGTCTGTCGGCGGCAAACGGGAAATCTGGTGACGGTGCCGGCCCCTTGCAGCCAGAAGATTCGGCAAAGACGGCGGGGCCGGGCAAAACACGGGGTGAGACCGCTCAGATGCAATCTGCTGTTGCCTCAGGGCGGGAAAGCATGGTCACGAAGGGCAGCCAAATACCTGCCGGTTCCACCCCAGCCAATTCCAGTTCAGTAAATATGCAGGCAGGGGCCCAGCAGGCAGATTGGCGGCCTGACGGCACGCCGCAGGCGGCCATGCCTGCGGCTCAAGCCGCGGCACAGGCGACTCCGGCAAGTTTGCCTGCACCTAAGGGGCCGAGCCAGAAGCCGGATCCTGTCGCACCGGTGCTGAGAAGAGAGGCCTTGGCAGGAGCTGAGACGGCCACGTCCGGCAGACTGAGATCAGCGGTGCCTTCCAGCGATGGCATACAGGTTGCGCAGGTACCGGCGGCCCGGCACGTGTTTCCGCAGAGCCCTGCTGTCCTGCAGCCTCTGATGGCGGGCGGGCTGGCCAGCGGCTCGGCGGAAGCGGAGCTGTTTTCCAGATCCGCTGATCTGCTGTCGGGACCGTTTGGCCTGTCCAGCGAAGCGCCCGGGCTGACGCAGCTGCTGGCGGAAGCGTCCATCGGCACACAGGCTGCTCACCGGCCGGAAGTGCCGCGGATGATTGCGGCGCAACTGGCCGAGGCCTTTGCGGCCAAGGGGAAACAAAAGGTTGAGGTGTCATTGAATCCGCAGGAGCTTGGCCATGTCAAAATGCGCGTGGTGGCCAGCGAAACAGGCATCACCATGGTTGTTCAAACGGAACGCCCTGAAACCGGTGACCTGATGCGCAGGCACATACATGAGCTGGCGGAAGAGTTCCGCCGCATGGGGTATGAGGATATTTCGTTTGAATTCAGTGGCGGCCAAACCGGCGGCGACCGGTCGGGCCAAGAACCGGATGGCGGCTCCGGGCAGGCCGGCGGTGAGGCAGGAGCGCCTGGTGCCGGTGCTGCGGATACCCGGGAACCAGCAATACAAAACCTCCGGCATGGCAGTGCCGGCGTGGACATGAGGGTCTGATCACATGACAACTGCAGTAACATCCGCGGGCTACTCCGCAGGGCAAACTTCTACGCAGCGGGCCGCGTCCCAGCAGACTGCCGGTCTGACCTCGGATTTCGAAACTTTCGTGAAGATGCTGACCGCGCAGGCGACCAATCAGGATCCTTTGGAACCTATGGATTCGACCGAATATGCAGCGCAGCTGGCGCAATTCTCGATGGTTGAACAGCAGACCAAGAGCAACACGCTTCTGGAGGGGCTGCAGTCGCAGCTTGGACTGGCCAATATGGCGGCGCTGTCGGGCTGGGTCGGGATGGAGGCACGCGCCGTGGCGCCTGGCTATTTCGACGGCAGCAACGCGGTTACCATTGCGCCTAATCCGGCTGCTGCCGCGGATTCGGTAACATTGGTGGTGCAGGATGAAAACGGTACCGAAGTTCAGCGCGTCACCTTGCCGGTTTCGGCCGAGCCGTATCGGTGGAATGGGCTGGATGATGATGGCAACCCGCTTGAGACAGGCGAATATGCCTTTGTCATCGAAAGCAGGAAGGGGGATGACTTGCTGCTGCAGGAGTATGCCGAGATTTATTTCAAGGTGAACGAAACCCGGATGCAGGGCGGTGAAGTCGGCCTGATCACCGAAGGCGGTTCGGTGGTTCTGGCGTCGTCGGTAAGTGCGCTTCGCGAGCCTGAGACCTGATCTGGCAGTATGCGCGGGCGGGAAAACTGTCTAAGAACAGGGCGGCATAAAACCGGAGACCGCCCTGCAACAACTGTCTGACCAGTTCGAAGCCCGCCTTTTTGCGCATTTATCTGCATCTGGGCTGCATGTGCCAGCTCCCCGGCGTTTGGCGGGCGGGCGTTCCAACCATGTCTGGCGGGCAGGCGGGCTGGTGATAAAGCTATATGCAGGAGATGGCGCCAACCCGCTGTTTGCCAATGATCCTGCGCGTGAAATTGCAGTGCTGACAACACTGTCGGGTACCGGCATGGTGCCGCCGCTTGTGCAGACTGGCGACTTTGAGGGCCGGCGGTGGCTGGGTTACGCGCATGTGAACGGCAGCCCTTGGCAGAAGGATAGCGGCCATGTGGCGCAGCTTCTGGGGCGTTTGCACGATCTGGCACCGCCGCCCGGGCTGCCGCTGGGGGTAAATGGCAGTACGGCGTTGGAAAACCAAACTGTTGAAATCCTTGAAAATTGCAGTAACCGGGAAAAGTTGGCGGCGTTGCGCCCGCTGGGCCGGGTACCGCCTTTGCCGCAGCCGGTGCTCATTCATGGCGACCCGGTGCCCGGCAACCTGCTGGCGCATGACGGCACCCTGACATTGATTGACTGGCAATGCCCGCAAATCGGTGATCCGGCTGAGGATCTGTCCCTGTTTCTGTCGCCGGCTATGCAGCTGATGTATCGGGGGGCGCCGCTGTCGCAGGCGGAGGAAGACGCGTTTCTCCGGGCTTATCCCGATCCGCGGATTGCTGGACGGACCCTGGCCCTGAAGCCTTGGTTCCATTGGCGTATGGCATCCTATTGCCTGTGGCGGGCCGAGCGCGGAGGTGCGAAAGACTGGCAGGCGTTTGAGCTGGAGCGCGCAGCGCTTCAGTCCATCAGGCCCAGAACCGCATAGGCCGGCGGCATCACAACACGGCGCGCCCTTCCGAACGGGAAGCGCGCCATTTTCCGGACTGCGGGAGAATAGGGTAAGCCGGGAGTGCGTCCTTGTACCAAATCGCTCAGCAGCCTGCCGGCATAGCTGCCCATTGCCACCCCATTGCCATGATAGCAAAGCCCGGCGAACATCCCCGGATGCTCTGGAACGGGGCCGATGAAGGGCACCAGATTGCGCGACAGGCAGACCATGCCGGACCAGCAGTGCGTGGTTTCGACGCTGCTCCAGGCCGGGAACATGGCCTCGAAATCCTGCCGCAGCTTATACCGTATCGCGGCTTCGGCCCGGGGCGAGGCCAGCAACCCGCCGCGCATCCCGAACAGGAAGCGTTTGTCCGGCATCAGGCGGAAATAGTGCAGCAGGTTGCGGGTGTCATAGGCCATCTGATGCGAGAACCAGCCCTGCGCCTGCAATTCTGCTTCAGCCAGCGGGCGGGTCACCATGACCGTGGACTGCGCAGGCATGTAGCGCCCGGCAAGCCAGCCGGGCAGGTCCTCGGAGGAATAGCCATTGGTGGCAATGACGACCTTGGAGGTCCGCAAAACCCCTTGATCAGTCTCTGTTTCGTAGCCGCCGCCGATCTGCCCCACGGCGTGCGCAGCGCTGCGCTGGTACAGTTCGGCGCCTGTTTTTTGCGCGGCGCCGGCTAGGCCAAACAGGTACTTGCGCGGGTTGAGCGCAAAGCCTGCGGGCATTGTCAGCGCCGCGTGGAAACTGCCGTTCAGCCCCTTGCCCGCCAGTTGCTCGCGGGTCAGGAAATCCGGCGTCTGCCCGGCCTTTCGCATCATCTCCGCTTCCGCCCGCAGGCGGCGAGCGGCCTTTTCGCTATGCGCCAGCCGGGTTTCCCCCTGCGAATGGGTGTCTGCCACGATGCCATGCGTGTCCAGCAGATCCCGCACCAGATCAACGGCGGCTACCTCGCTGGCATCATAGGTATCGGCCGCAGAACTGCCGAAGAGGCGGCGCATGGCGCTGCCGGAGAGCTTGGAGCCGCCGAGGCAGCAGAAGCCGCCATTGCGGCCAGAGGCACCCCAACCCGGTGTTTCCGCCTCCAGCACCGCGGCAGAGACGCCGCTTTCCGCCAGGTGCAGCGCCGCCGACAGGCCGGTGAAACCGCCGCCGATGATGGCAACATCGGCAACGGCGTCGCCCTGCAGCACCGGCCAGTCCGGTGCTGCGATGGTCTCGTCCCACCAGCAATTATTGCGCGGGCCGGGGCCATAGGCGTAGTCGGAAAAGATCCGCCGCATCAGGCGCGCACTGCGGCTTGTTCTTCACGCTTCTGGCGGGTCACCTGATGCTTGGTCACCAGCGAGGCGGTGATGACGCCTATGGTGACGATGCTGATCATGATCGTCGAAAGCGCGTTGATTTCGGGGCTGACGCCCAGGCGAACGGCCGAGAAAATCTTGATCGGCAGGGTGGTCGCCGAGGGGCCGGAGGTGAAGGAAGCAATCACCAGGTCATCGAGCGACAGGGTGAAGGCCAGGAGCCAGCCGGAAATCACCGCGGGCGCAATGATCGGCAGGGTCACCAAGCGGAAGGCCTCGGCCGCCGAACAGCCCAGATCCAGCGCCGCTTCCTCCAGCGAGCGGTCGAAGCTCACCAGCCGCGAGGAGACCACCACCGAGACATAACACATGGAGAATGTGGTATGCGCCAGCACGATAGTGAACACGCCGCGGTCCAGTCCGATGCCGATGAACAGCAGGAGCAGCGACAGGCCGGTAATCACTTCAGGCATCACCAGCGGCGCATAGATCATGCCGGAGAATAGCGTCCGCCCCATGAACCGCCCGCCGCGCACCAGCACATAAGCTGCGATGGTGCCCAGCACGGTGGCCATGGTGGAGGAGAACACGGCAACCTTGATGGTCACCCAGGCGGCGTTCAGGAACGCCTCGTTCTGCAGCAGTTCACCGTACCATTTGGTCGAGAAACCGGCCCAGACAGTCACCAGCTTGCTTTCATTGAAGCTGAAGATGACGAGGATCACCATCGGGATGTAAAGGAAGGCAAAGCCAAGGGTCAGCGATACGGCGTTAAACCAGCTCATACGGTTCATTGCTCTGCCTCCTGCTGTTTTTGCTGATTGCGCTGGAACAGAACGATCGGGATGATGAGCAGCAGCAGCAGAACCACTGCCACGGCGGATGCTACCGGCCAGTCGCGGTTGGAGAAGAACTCCTCCCACAGCACCTTGCCGATCATCAGCGTGTCGGAACCGCCCAGCAGCGACGGGATCACGAATTCACCCAGCACCGGGATGAAGACCAGGAAGCTGCCGGCAATGATGCCGTTTTTCGACAGCGGTATGGTCACCAGCCAGAAAGCCGTCAGGCGTGAGCAGCCGAGGTCTTCGGCAGCTTCGATCAGCGAG harbors:
- a CDS encoding flagellar hook capping FlgD N-terminal domain-containing protein, whose product is MTTAVTSAGYSAGQTSTQRAASQQTAGLTSDFETFVKMLTAQATNQDPLEPMDSTEYAAQLAQFSMVEQQTKSNTLLEGLQSQLGLANMAALSGWVGMEARAVAPGYFDGSNAVTIAPNPAAAADSVTLVVQDENGTEVQRVTLPVSAEPYRWNGLDDDGNPLETGEYAFVIESRKGDDLLLQEYAEIYFKVNETRMQGGEVGLITEGGSVVLASSVSALREPET
- a CDS encoding phosphotransferase, whose product is MAGGRSNHVWRAGGLVIKLYAGDGANPLFANDPAREIAVLTTLSGTGMVPPLVQTGDFEGRRWLGYAHVNGSPWQKDSGHVAQLLGRLHDLAPPPGLPLGVNGSTALENQTVEILENCSNREKLAALRPLGRVPPLPQPVLIHGDPVPGNLLAHDGTLTLIDWQCPQIGDPAEDLSLFLSPAMQLMYRGAPLSQAEEDAFLRAYPDPRIAGRTLALKPWFHWRMASYCLWRAERGGAKDWQAFELERAALQSIRPRTA
- a CDS encoding NAD(P)/FAD-dependent oxidoreductase, whose product is MRRIFSDYAYGPGPRNNCWWDETIAAPDWPVLQGDAVADVAIIGGGFTGLSAALHLAESGVSAAVLEAETPGWGASGRNGGFCCLGGSKLSGSAMRRLFGSSAADTYDASEVAAVDLVRDLLDTHGIVADTHSQGETRLAHSEKAARRLRAEAEMMRKAGQTPDFLTREQLAGKGLNGSFHAALTMPAGFALNPRKYLFGLAGAAQKTGAELYQRSAAHAVGQIGGGYETETDQGVLRTSKVVIATNGYSSEDLPGWLAGRYMPAQSTVMVTRPLAEAELQAQGWFSHQMAYDTRNLLHYFRLMPDKRFLFGMRGGLLASPRAEAAIRYKLRQDFEAMFPAWSSVETTHCWSGMVCLSRNLVPFIGPVPEHPGMFAGLCYHGNGVAMGSYAGRLLSDLVQGRTPGLPYSPAVRKMARFPFGRARRVVMPPAYAVLGLMD
- a CDS encoding ABC transporter permease, yielding MNRMSWFNAVSLTLGFAFLYIPMVILVIFSFNESKLVTVWAGFSTKWYGELLQNEAFLNAAWVTIKVAVFSSTMATVLGTIAAYVLVRGGRFMGRTLFSGMIYAPLVMPEVITGLSLLLLFIGIGLDRGVFTIVLAHTTFSMCYVSVVVSSRLVSFDRSLEEAALDLGCSAAEAFRLVTLPIIAPAVISGWLLAFTLSLDDLVIASFTSGPSATTLPIKIFSAVRLGVSPEINALSTIMISIVTIGVITASLVTKHQVTRQKREEQAAVRA